From the genome of Streptomyces sp. JH34:
TTCAGGTGCTGCCACCTCGGCAGCGCGTCGAGATAGGCCCAGCTGAGGCGATGGTGAGGCGTAGGCCCCCGCTCCTCCAGTGCTGCCCGGTGTACCGGTGACGGATAACCGGCGTTCGCACCGAAGGCGAAGTCTGTGTACTGCCCCGTTTCCGCGCCCAGTTCGGCCATCAGCGTGTCCCGGTGGACCTTGGCGATCACCGAGGCCGCGGCGACGGCGACGCAGGACTGGTCGCCCTTGATCACGGTGCGGACGTTCCAGGGCGGGCCGAGGTAGTCGTGCTTGCCGTCGAGGATCACGGCGTCAGGCCGAACGGGCAGCGCTTCGAGCGCCCTTACGGCCGCGAGACGCAGCGCCGCGGTCATGCCGAGGTCATCGATCTCCAGTGGTGACGCGTGCCCCAGCCCGTAGGCCGTGACCCACTTCTCGAGCGTCGGGGCGAGTTCTGCCCGGCGCTTGGGGGTGAGCAGCTTGGAGTCGGTGAGGCCCTCGGGGGGTCTGCGGAGACCGGTGACGGCCGCGCACACGGTGACGGGGCCGGCCCACGCTCCGCGTCCGACCTCGTCGACACCGGCGACGGTCCTGGCACCGGATGTGGCGCGCAGTGAGCGCTCGACGGTGTGCGTGGGTGGTTCGTACGGCATGGCGCATGCCAGGTTACGCCGATGGCCACGGCAAGAACACCCCGGGGCACCGTCCGTCGCTCCGGCCTGTGTCCGGCCACGTCCGGGACACCGCGAACGGTGAGCGGGGACAAGGTGTCGCTGCGGGGGTGCGACCGCGCCGTGGCGTGACGACCGGCTTCGCGGCCCGGTCGTCACGCATCCTGCACCCAGGCCCAGACTTTCACTTCTGCACATACCGGTGTGATCGATCTCCGCTACCGAAAATCATGCGCCGATGGCCCGCACCCAGGAGCCGAGGCGGTCCTCACCGCATTACACAGCCCCTTACGAGAGCTCGGTCCGACCGCCTGCGTCCACCTGGGACGCACACCCACCAACATGTCCCCGACCCCGTCATCGCAGGAGCGAACATCACGTACTGGGTGCCCCCGGCCCGGGGCCGACTCAGCCGGGGGCAGGGCGACTGGTCGCCGAGCTCTCCCCCACCGGGTGCCGATCACCCCTGCGCCGTCGGCCGTCCCCGCGGGAGAGTCCCCTCGAACACCACTCGCTCAAGGGGTTGTTCCAGGACTCGGGGTGCCGGCGGGTAACTTCGTGTCGGCGGGTGACTACGGACGAGAACCGGCGGTCCCGCGCTCGGTGGGGCCGGGGGACATCGCTCAGTACGGGTCGTAGGAGTCCTCCTCCTCGTAGCCGTCCCGCTCGTCGGCATCCCGGCCGAGGTCGTAGCACTTGACCCCGTGGCTCTCCGCCGGGTGCTCCTCGAGGATGTCCCGGGCCCTGACTTCGCCCCAGCTGGTGGAGTACCAGGGAGCGTCCGGGAGGGCGAGGTCACGCTGGAAGTCCTCGAGGGCGCACGACCTCAGTGGTTCGGGCAGCCCGTCCAGAGCCGGCACGGCATCTGCGGAGAGCCCCTTGAGGTACTCGATGTCGATCGTCCCGCCGCTGCCGTACCGCTGGACGTTCTGTTCGGCGATCAGCCCGTCGGGCGAGATCAGCCCGAAGGCGAGCACACCGGCGGCGGCGCTCACCACGATGGCGCGCGGCAGCAGCCTGGCACCGAACACTCCGGCCGCGAGGATGAGGACCAGCACCACGCCGAGCCAGAGCTCGACGGCGGCCACGGAGATCCTGAGCCTGGTCAGGCCGAAGGCGTCCACGTAGAGGTCCATGCGCCGCAGCGCGGAGGCCACGACGACGAGCGTGAGCACGCACAGGACCCCGAGGACGCTCCGGACCAGCGTCCGGTCGCCTGGTCTGCCCCGCGGGGCCCAGCGCAGGGCGAGCGCGATGACGAGCAGGGTCAGCACGGTGGCCCACAGCAGCTGCCAGAAGCCCTGTCGTGCGTACTCGGCGGGCTTCAGGCCGGTCTCTTCCAGCACCTTGTCGTACCCGCCCAGGAGAACGACCAGCTGGAGTCCGATGAAAACGGCGAAGAGCAGGTTGAGCACGATCAGCGGCAGCGCCCACTCCGCCCTGTTACGGGCCTTGCCCGGGCGGACGGTGATGTTGTCCCAGTGCACCGGCGCCGCGGCACTGTAGGCGGCGGCGAGGGCCCCGAGGAGGCCGAGGACGAAGAGGAAGACACGCCAGGGACTGTCACCGATCGACACGTCGGGGATGAGGCCGCCCAGCAGATCGGCGAAGGCGGCGTCCGCTGAAGCGAAGAGTGCGCCGAACACGACGAGCAGGACGACGGCCACCGCCGTGGTTCGCGCCACTGTGCGCACCCGGCCGCGGGAGTCGTCCGCCCTGGCACGCACCCCGCGCCACCCCCAGCGCGCCCCACCCGCCACCGAGGGGACGAGGCCCACCGACCCGAGCAGCACACCTGGCCAGCTGCGGCTTCCGTGCAGGGCGAGCGAACCCAGGGCGAGGGCCGACACCACGGCGAGGAAGACCGGCCACCCCGCGTCGCGGAGGGCGGGGATCGCCAGGAGCGCCAGGCCGCCGAGCGCCCAGACCGCGGTCCAGGGCCGCAACCGGCGTCCCGCCGAGCGGGCGGCGAAGAAGGCCCCCAGGGCTGCGGGAACAGCCACGATCAGAAGGTTCGCCCCCAGGCCGTCGCCGAGCAGCAGGGCACTCAGAAGGGCCGTGGCGAAGACCGACCAGAGGGTGCCCACTCCGATCGCGGGCGGGGACGCGGCACGCAGCCGGGTCAGCACGCCGGGCGGCTGCTGCTGCCCCCGGCGCTGCCAGACGTCCGCCGGCTGCGCGGGCCGGGGCTGGGCGGGCACCTTCGGCACGTCCGGACCGGCGTTCTGCGTGGGTACCGGCCGACCGGAAGTCTGCGCCGCCCCGGCCGCCGCCCTCGTCCTGGCGGGCTCCTCGGAACCCGGCTCGGGAGCGGAACCCACCGCATCACCGGAACCCACCGCATCACCGGCAGCGCCCGCATCACCCGAACCCACCGCATCACCGGCAGCGCCCGCGCCGTCGGAAGCGTCCGCGTCACCGGGCCGCGGTGATACGACGGCCCCCACCGCGTCGCTCCCCGGCTCGGGCGCGGTGCCGGACGCGGGCTGTCCCGCGTCACCGGGCTCCGGTGACGCATCGGGCTTGTCGGACGCATCGGGCCTGCTGGACGCATCGGACGACTGTTCGGACATGGGACCCCTCCCTCACCGAGGTCCGCTCGCACGGCCACATCGCGGCGCGTCGGCCCCGGCGTCTCTAGGCGCACGCCCACCAAGATCGATGAGGGCGGCGTGGGCGAAAGAGTAAGTCCCGCCCGGGGCGTTCGGCCGACCAGGGCCGGCGCTGTGGCAGGACCGTGACAAGGGAAGCGCGGGGCCCGGTGGAGGTCCCGACTGTGCAGCGCGTCGTCGGACCGTCAGCAACTCACCGGAATCCTGGTACTCAGCAGCTCATCGGAGACCTGGTGCTCAGCAGCCTTCCGAAGACCTCGTGCTCAGCATCCCGAACGGAACCTCGTACTCAGCAGCCCACAGGGGGAGCCCTGGTCTCAGCGGCGCACCGGGCCCGGTGGAAGCCATTCGGGCAGTTCTTCCGTCCGGGCCAGCCAGTCGGCCGGAGGAGCGCCGACCGGTTCGGCGGCGACGATTCCGCCGACGATGGCACAGGTGGTGTCCACGTCGCCGCCCGCCTGAGCCGTCGCCCAGAAGGCCTGTTCGAAGTCGCCGAGGCTCCGTGCCGCGGACCAGAGGGCGAACGGCACCGTGTCGTGCGCACTCGTGCGACGTCCGTTGCCGAGCACCGCCGCGACCGTCCCGGCGTCCCCGTAGTCGAGCATGTCGCGCGCCCGTCGCAGCCCTGCGCCGACCGCGCTGCGCGGAATCAGGGCGACCACGCCGTCGATCAGGGCCTCCGGCGTCGGAGGCCGCCCGGGCGCGGCGACGAGAGCGGCCGCCGCCGCGACGGCCATGGCTCCCACCACGGCTTCGCGGTGCTGATGCGTGGTGTACGAGGAGACCTCGGCCTGATGGGTGGCCTGCTCCGGGTCGTCCGCGTACCAGGCGCCCAGCGGCGCGATACGCATCGCCGAACCGTTCCCCCACGAACCCTGGCCCTGGAAGAGCGCGGACGCCAGCTCGCGCCAGTCCCCACCCTCCCTGACCAGCCTGAGCAGCCGGTTCACCGCGGGCCCGTAGCCCCGGTCGAAGTCATGGTGCCGTGCGAAGGAGTGGGCGAGCGCGTCCTGGTCGACGCGCTCGTGTGCGGCAAGCACCGCGAGCACGGACGAGGCCATCTCGGTGTCGTCGGTCCACTGCCAGTCGCCGGGCGGCAGGGTCCGGTTCTTGAGCAGGGGGTAATTGGCCGGGACGAAGAACTGGGAGCCGAGGGCATCTCCCACGGACAGTCCACGCAGGCTGGCCAGAGCGCGTTCGAAGCGGTCGTAAGCGGAGTCAGCGGTCATCGCTCTGCCACTCTATCCGGTGCTGCCGTACGGCTCAGGGGTGCGCCACTGCTCGAAGGGCCGGTCGAGCGTATAGCGGCCGTCCTCGCCGAGCAGCAGTGTCCGGGATTCGCCGTTCCCAGGATTGGACAGGGACTCGAACTCCGCCACCGACCAGTGGAACCAGCGCATGCAGAAGAGCCTCATCGTCAGCCCGTGTGTGACCAGCAGGACGTTCGGCGGATGGTCGGGCGCCTCGAAGCTGCGGTGGAGGCTCTCCAGGAACGCGTCCACCCGGTCGTACACGTCAGCCCCGGACTCGCCCTGTGCGAACCGGTAGAAAAAGTGCCCGTAGGCGTCCCGGTAGACCTTCTGCAGTCTGACGTCCTCACGGTCCTGCCAGTTGCCCCAGTCCTGCTCGCGCAGCCGGGGCTCCTCCCTGACACGCACGAGTTCCGCTTCGAGGCCGAAGGCCCTGAAGGTCTCGTGGGTGCGCCGGTAGGGCGAGATGTAGACGCTCACACGCTCGCCGCCGAAGGTCTCACGCAGCCGGGAGCCTGCGGCCCGCGCCTGGTCCAGGCCCTTCGCCGTGAGCTTCAGAGCGTGGTCGGGCTCGCGTTCGTAGACCGTGTCGTCTGCATTGCCCTCGGACTCACCGTGCCGGACGAGGACGATGCGCTGCGGTCGTGCCATGTACCGACCCTAGATGCCGCCCGACACGATCGAGCAATTGCGCGGACCCCATCGAGCGTATGTGACCAAGGGAACCGTCCTGGGGCGCGCGTCAGACCGTCCATGACGGTTCGAGCTGCACCACGTCCCCGGTGAGCGCCTCGACGTCCCGTTCCGTCTCCGCCCGCGCCGCGAGCCGGGCGGCGCTCCGGGGCCGGTACTTGCCGCGTTCCGCGCTCGACTGCCACATGGACAGCACCAGGAACTCAGGGCCCGGAGCTTCTCCGAAGACTCCGCGCAGCATTCCCGGGGAACCCGCCATGGCCGGGTTCCACACCCGTTGCTGCACGAGCGAGAAGTGGTCGACACGGTCCTCGTACACCCGGCTGTGCGCGACCCTCACCACGTCCGCGTCCGTAAAATCCGGTTCGAAGCCGGTCTTCACGTCGAAGCGGTACTCGAAGAGCTTGACCTGCATGTCCTTGTACATGCCGGACTGCGGGGCGGCCAACCGGTCGTGCCCTCGGGCCATGAACGAGTCGTAGAAGACCCTGTTCTCCCAGAACGCGAACACGTGGGCGACATCGGGCTGCCCTCGGCTCCACCCACCGCTCTGTGTCCGGAATCCCGGCTCACCGAGCAGCCCCGCCCACTTCCGCTGCCCCCGCTCGAAACCGTGGCGGTCCACCACGGTGCAGCGAATCCACTTGACCAGCACTGCGCCATCGTACGGCGCCCGGCACGGCGCGGGTCACGCTCCGGACGTACGGGGGCCGGCCGGCACCGCTCCGCGCACCTTCCCCGGCCACACCATGGCCCGAAAGTGACGTCCGTTTCCAACACGGTTGGTTTCACCGACAGTTACCGACATGATCTGAGGATGGATGAGGTCCGTCGGTTCAGCAGCGAGGAGGCACGTGTGATGAGCACTCCCAACAAGGACATCGAGAAGGTCGAGGTGAGGGTCAAATGGGACCCCAGCGCCGCCGGTGAGCCGGCCAACGACCTCGACATCATCGCGGCCACGTACGGGACGGACGCCCCCTACGGCAGCCCCGCCTATCTCGTGCACTTCGACAGCCGGTCACCGGACGGGACGATCACACTGAACCGGGACAGCCGGACGGGGCAGGGCTTCGGCTTCGACGAGGTCATGACGCTCGAACTGGACCGGCTGTCGGACGCCTACGCGAGGGTCGTGGTGGGTGTGGCCATCCAGCAGCGGGACGGCCACAAGACCTTCGACCGGATAGAGCACACGGCCGTGCAGATCCGCGAGGGCTACACGAATCTGGCGGAGGACGACTTCTCGTCGGTGGGATCCGCCACAGCCGCGGTCGTCGCGGAGTTCGTCCGGGACACCTCGGGGGCCTGGGGCTTCCTCGGGACCCTACGCGGATTCGACGGCGATCCTGATTCGTTCGCCGCCGTGATGGGGAGCCGCGCGGGCTGACACGGGCGGGCCTC
Proteins encoded in this window:
- a CDS encoding ribonuclease HII, which codes for MPYEPPTHTVERSLRATSGARTVAGVDEVGRGAWAGPVTVCAAVTGLRRPPEGLTDSKLLTPKRRAELAPTLEKWVTAYGLGHASPLEIDDLGMTAALRLAAVRALEALPVRPDAVILDGKHDYLGPPWNVRTVIKGDQSCVAVAAASVIAKVHRDTLMAELGAETGQYTDFAFGANAGYPSPVHRAALEERGPTPHHRLSWAYLDALPRWQHLKKVRFSAEAAALESGGQLGFDF
- a CDS encoding histidine phosphatase family protein, yielding MARPQRIVLVRHGESEGNADDTVYEREPDHALKLTAKGLDQARAAGSRLRETFGGERVSVYISPYRRTHETFRAFGLEAELVRVREEPRLREQDWGNWQDREDVRLQKVYRDAYGHFFYRFAQGESGADVYDRVDAFLESLHRSFEAPDHPPNVLLVTHGLTMRLFCMRWFHWSVAEFESLSNPGNGESRTLLLGEDGRYTLDRPFEQWRTPEPYGSTG
- a CDS encoding DUF4153 domain-containing protein, translated to MSEQSSDASSRPDASDKPDASPEPGDAGQPASGTAPEPGSDAVGAVVSPRPGDADASDGAGAAGDAVGSGDAGAAGDAVGSGDAVGSAPEPGSEEPARTRAAAGAAQTSGRPVPTQNAGPDVPKVPAQPRPAQPADVWQRRGQQQPPGVLTRLRAASPPAIGVGTLWSVFATALLSALLLGDGLGANLLIVAVPAALGAFFAARSAGRRLRPWTAVWALGGLALLAIPALRDAGWPVFLAVVSALALGSLALHGSRSWPGVLLGSVGLVPSVAGGARWGWRGVRARADDSRGRVRTVARTTAVAVVLLVVFGALFASADAAFADLLGGLIPDVSIGDSPWRVFLFVLGLLGALAAAYSAAAPVHWDNITVRPGKARNRAEWALPLIVLNLLFAVFIGLQLVVLLGGYDKVLEETGLKPAEYARQGFWQLLWATVLTLLVIALALRWAPRGRPGDRTLVRSVLGVLCVLTLVVVASALRRMDLYVDAFGLTRLRISVAAVELWLGVVLVLILAAGVFGARLLPRAIVVSAAAGVLAFGLISPDGLIAEQNVQRYGSGGTIDIEYLKGLSADAVPALDGLPEPLRSCALEDFQRDLALPDAPWYSTSWGEVRARDILEEHPAESHGVKCYDLGRDADERDGYEEEDSYDPY
- a CDS encoding YdbC family protein, which codes for MLVKWIRCTVVDRHGFERGQRKWAGLLGEPGFRTQSGGWSRGQPDVAHVFAFWENRVFYDSFMARGHDRLAAPQSGMYKDMQVKLFEYRFDVKTGFEPDFTDADVVRVAHSRVYEDRVDHFSLVQQRVWNPAMAGSPGMLRGVFGEAPGPEFLVLSMWQSSAERGKYRPRSAARLAARAETERDVEALTGDVVQLEPSWTV
- a CDS encoding TerD family protein, which translates into the protein MSTPNKDIEKVEVRVKWDPSAAGEPANDLDIIAATYGTDAPYGSPAYLVHFDSRSPDGTITLNRDSRTGQGFGFDEVMTLELDRLSDAYARVVVGVAIQQRDGHKTFDRIEHTAVQIREGYTNLAEDDFSSVGSATAAVVAEFVRDTSGAWGFLGTLRGFDGDPDSFAAVMGSRAG
- a CDS encoding ADP-ribosylglycohydrolase family protein gives rise to the protein MTADSAYDRFERALASLRGLSVGDALGSQFFVPANYPLLKNRTLPPGDWQWTDDTEMASSVLAVLAAHERVDQDALAHSFARHHDFDRGYGPAVNRLLRLVREGGDWRELASALFQGQGSWGNGSAMRIAPLGAWYADDPEQATHQAEVSSYTTHQHREAVVGAMAVAAAAALVAAPGRPPTPEALIDGVVALIPRSAVGAGLRRARDMLDYGDAGTVAAVLGNGRRTSAHDTVPFALWSAARSLGDFEQAFWATAQAGGDVDTTCAIVGGIVAAEPVGAPPADWLARTEELPEWLPPGPVRR